From the genome of Vicia villosa cultivar HV-30 ecotype Madison, WI linkage group LG2, Vvil1.0, whole genome shotgun sequence, one region includes:
- the LOC131649155 gene encoding high mobility group B protein 7-like: MTKGTKRVDAVDSATVLVRAKDGSAFAKCDECKKNVPVALISMHDCSLEAKIKMNLDSHVVEQAAADAKKPERKKPSTKEPAAKRAKGGKDKKEKKVKDPNMPKRPATAFFVFMDDFRKTFKEANPDSKDVKRVAKEGGEKWKSLTDEEKKPYLDRVAELKAEYEKAMEAYNAGEKEDQEGSDKSDKEAPAAGEVEELTDEE, translated from the exons ATGACGAAGGGTACGAAAAGGGTTGACGCTGTTGATTCCGCTACAGTTCTCGTTCGTGCCAAAGATGGCAGTGCCTTCGCCAAATG TGATGAGTGTAAGAAGAATGTTCCTGTCGCACTCATTAGCATGCATGATTGCAGCCTTGAAGCCAAAATCAAAATGAATCTTG atTCTCATGTTGTAGAGCAAGCTGCTGCTGATGCCAAGAAACCTGAGAG gAAGAAGCCTAGTACTAAAGAACCAGCTGCAAAAAGGGCTAAGGGTGGAAAAGAtaagaaagagaagaaggttaAGGATCCCAACATGCCCAAACGTCCTGCTActgctttctttgtttttat GGATGATTTTAGAAAAACTTTCAAGGAAGCTAATCCTGATTCAAAGGATGTTAAGAGG GTTGCTAAGGAAGGGGGTGAGAAGTGGAAGTCTTTGACTGATGAA GAGAAGAAGCCTTATTTGGATAGAGTTGCTGAGCTCAAGGCAGAATATGAGAAGGCTATGGAAGCCTATAATGCTGGTGAAAAAGAA GATCAAGAGGGATCTGATAAGTCTGATAAGGAAGCCCCTGCTGCAGGAGAGGTTGAAGAGTTAACTGATGAAGAGTAG
- the LOC131649154 gene encoding LRR receptor-like serine/threonine-protein kinase FLS2 — translation MQFFTWVLNLVLIFSLLSNFFFSESASSPKPPICSEQDRASLLTFKAGILKDTTDTLSSWISRDCCDGGWEGVQCDASTGRVNMLQIQSPDARDSGSFMKGTLSPALGNLKFLEVMMISGMKHITGPIPSSFSNLTNLKHLVLEDNSLGGCIPPSLGSLSLLETLSLSGNHLKGQIPPTIGNLKNLVQVNVARNFLSGSIPLGFKSLRNLNYLDLSYNLLSGPIPDFVGEFRNLTNLDLSYNLLTGRIPVSLFSLVNLLDLSMSYNKLTGNIPDQIGNLKSLTSLQLSGNQLTGHFPLSISKLQKLWYLNVSRNGLSDPLPAIPIKGIPSLLSIDLSYNKLSLGSVPDWIRSKQLRDVHLAGCKLKGDLPHFVRPDSLSSIDLSDNYLIDGVSDFFTNMSSLQDVKLSSNQLRFDISKIKLPSGLSSIDLHSNLLIGSLSTFINNMTSSSLEVIDVSNNFISGHIPEFIEGSSLKLLNLGSNNLSGSIPVSISNLIELVRFDISRNHIMGNIPSSIGQLQNLQWLDVSINGITGQIPGSLSQITNLRHASFRANRLCGEIPQTRPFNIFPQAAYAHNLCLCGKPLQPCKGKI, via the coding sequence ATGCAGTTTTTCACATGGGTTTTAAACCTTGTTCTGATATTTTCATTACTCAGCAACTTCTTCTTCTCAGAAAGTGCTTCTTCACCAAAACCTCCAATTTGTTCAGAACAAGATAGAGCTTCTCTTCTCACCTTTAAAGCAGGAATTCTGAAGGACACAACAGATACTTTATCGTCGTGGATAAGCCGCGACTGCTGCGACGGAGGTTGGGAAGGAGTTCAATGTGATGCATCCACAGGTAGAGTTAACATGTTGCAGATACAAAGTCCTGATGCTAGAGATAGCGGTAGTTTTATGAAGGGAACTCTTTCTCCAGCACTTGGTAATTTGAAATTCTTAGAGGTAATGATGATAAGTGGGATGAAGCATATTACAGGAccaattccttctagcttctcgAATTTGACTAACCTTAAACATCTTGTTCTTGAAGATAATTCACTTGGAGGGTGCATTCCTCCAAGCTTAGGTTCTTTGTCTTTGCTTGAAACACTTTCATTGAGTGGTAACCATTTGAAAGGACAGATCCCTCCAACAATAGGGAATCTGAAAAACCTTGTTCAAGTGAATGTTGCGAGAAATTTTCTGTCCGGTTCTATTCCGCTCGGTTTCAAAAGCCTTAGAAATTTGAATTATCTTGACCTTAGTTACAATTTGTTATCAGGGCCTATCCCTGATTTTGTTGGGGAGTTTCGAAACTTGACTAATCTAGACCTGTCTTATAACCTACTAACAGGGAGAATTCCGGTTTCGTTGTTCAGCCTTGTGAATCTTTTAGACTTGTCTATGAGCTATAACAAGCTCACAGGAAACATTCCAGATCAAATAGGAAACCTGAAATCACTGACAAGTCTTCAACTTAGTGGCAATCAGCTAACAGGACATTTTCCACTTTCCATATCGAAATTGCAGAAACTTTGGTACCTTAATGTGTCGAGAAATGGTCTCTCGGATCCCTTACCGGCGATTCCTATCAAAGGTATTCCTTCCCTTTTGTCCATAGACCTGTCTTATAATAAGCTCAGCCTTGGTAGTGTTCCCGATTGGATCAGAAGCAAGCAACTTAGAGACGTACACTTAGCCGGGTGTAAATTGAAGGGAGATCTTCCGCATTTCGTCAGACCCGACTCTTTGAGCTCGATAGACCTATCAGATAACTATCTGATTGATGGTGTCTCAGACTTCTTCACAAATATGTCCAGTTTGCAAGATGTCAAACTCTCAAGCAACCAGTTGAGATTTGACATTTCTAAGATCAAATTGCCATCTGGGTTGTCTTCAATAGATTTGCATTCAAATCTTTTGATCGGTTCACTGTCAACATTCATAAATAACATGACAAGCAGCTCTTTGGAGGTAATTGATGTCTCGAACAATTTCATCTCCGGTCACATTCCAGAATTCATAGAAGGGTCAAGTTTGAAGTTGTTAAACTTGGGAAGCAACAATCTCTCAGGTTCAATCCCAGTTTCTATTTCAAATTTGATAGAACTTGTGAGATTCGACATTTCAAGAAATCACATAATGGGAAACATCCCTTCAAGTATAGGTCAGTTGCAGAACCTACAATGGCTTGATGTATCTATTAATGGAATAACAGGACAAATCCCAGGTAGCTTATCACAGATCACTAATCTCAGGCATGCAAGTTTCAGAGCAAACAGGTTGTGTGGAGAAATTCCACAAACTAGACCTTTCAACATCTTTCCACAAGCTGCTTATGCCCATAATTTGTGCTTATGTGGCAAACCTTTGCAGCCATGCAAGGGAAAGATATAA